The following are encoded in a window of Hippoglossus hippoglossus isolate fHipHip1 chromosome 23, fHipHip1.pri, whole genome shotgun sequence genomic DNA:
- the ndufb2 gene encoding NADH dehydrogenase [ubiquinone] 1 beta subcomplex subunit 2, mitochondrial translates to MSSLQRTLGVLRLGSRLFRRGPQRVNIRKGSGGPHIEPQYRQYPQLTKSQQFQSELLSGAMWFWILWHCWHDPDAVLGHFPWPEASEWTDEELGIPPDDEE, encoded by the exons ATGTCTTCTTTACAAAGGACGCTGGGCGTTCTGCGGTTGGGCTCCCGGCTGTTCCGCCGCGGGCCTCAAAGAGTAAACATCCGAAA GGGCAGCGGGGGTCCTCACATCGAGCCGCAGTACAGACAATATCCACAACTGACCAAGAGCCAGCAGTTCCAGTCAGAGCTGCTCAGTGGAGCCATGTGGTTCTGGATCCTGTGGCACTGCTGGCACGACCCGGACGCGGTTCTG GGTCACTTCCCCTGGCCTGAAGCCTCTGAATGGACAGACGAGGAGCTCGGAATCCCACCAGATGATGAAGAATAA